The bacterium sequence CCTTAGAAAAGTTCAGCTTATAAACTTACTTTGAATCGATACTGAATTGTCAACACACAACTAAACAGACCATCACTCACTTTAGTACGCTTCTAAGAGTCTGTCAAGCATTAACCCGTCTCCTTCTCAATCCACCCCAGGAACTCCCGATTACCCTCCGTAATGGGCAGGGCGACGATGCAGGGGACCTCGTAGGAGTGCAGGGCCTTGACCCGCTCGGTCAGCGCGTCCACCAGCCTCGCCCGCGTCTTGGCGATGACTACGACCTCCGCCGCCTCCTCGATTTTCCCTATCCAGCGGTAGACGGAGCGGACGCCGGGGAG is a genomic window containing:
- a CDS encoding divalent-cation tolerance protein CutA; amino-acid sequence: MYITCADAAEAKEIARALIVERLAACANILPGVRSVYRWIGKIEEAAEVVVIAKTRARLVDALTERVKALHSYEVPCIVALPITEGNREFLGWIEKETG